One segment of Allorhodopirellula heiligendammensis DNA contains the following:
- a CDS encoding PVC-type heme-binding CxxCH protein → MIKHDVKHPSKARDMIQTLAGSIVCSVVFLCVGLSFGEAAAADTSDAPPQLSIATFDIDATPPVGFMMAYDRVRRVDELGLRCRGIVLVGAGQPIVLCAVDWIGISNQSQDAFRERIAAAAGTIPQRVAVHTLHQHDAPRSDFGAESLLQQIGASDLGAHDGTFARKVIDRLAVAVKDSLGSAQPITHAGFGTAEVKQVASNRRLQDESGRVVTTRYTATKDPAIRALPVGTIDPELSSLSFWNESKPVAVLTYYACHPQSYYRTGVPSPDFPGIARFIRGQAMPETLHVHFNGAGGNVGAGKYNDGSPANRMVLAGRVADGMRQALENTEKFAISADDIRWTTAPVHLPVATHFDREQLLQTLNQWDGVSYWGTPDKLAWVLRCESKTAIDLGCLSVGDTRVLYMPGELFVEYQIAAKAMRPDLHVAMAAYGDYGPGYIGTEEAYGQGGYETGPTASNVAPEVEGVLMDGMRVLLEAKAEPAKTVSNEGQGASSNLSQTPDYSDELPRIAPTPATEALETFDVAEGFQVQLIASEPLVTSPVAMEWDASGALFVCEMRGYSEDREAGLSRIARLTDLDGDGVYDQRTTFADGLLWPTAVFPYDGGVFVGDAPDVWYFKDTDDDGVADVKQLVLTGFGTSNVQGLLNSFRWGLDNRIHIACSSVGGEIRNPHAASDSAAINIRGRDLSLNPKTYQFEPTSGAAQHGTCFDDWGNKFVSSNSDHIQQVMYRDQDVAANPYYSPPPARISIAADGPQAEVFRASPVEPWRQVRTRLRVSGLAKGPIEGGGRAAGYFTGASGVTIYRGDAWPTQWKGTAIVGDVGSNLIHRKRLDKNGLEFVARRMDDHDEFVRSTDNWFRPAQFANAPDGSLHVIDMYREVIEHPASLPTEIKKHLDLTSGRDRGRLYRIVPDEFRPRKVDDLTQAETRELCSLLAHDNAWHRETASRLLYERQDPAAIPVLVAIVRDATSALGRMHAVYALDGMKQLTADVLLAALSDDEAHVRRHAVRLSTTMQPTPAIQERLLELASDPAMEVRYELAFALGSAIRKQRVAGLAAILRRDPADRWIQASVQTAVGDAAESLASILQSDPGLTEQVGEEFLKQLHSQIDARARHPQMDSLPSSGGNLSDAAARTPEEIAERELVIARYQPALNQEGDARRGRDLFKQHCSSCHRVDDVGHELGPNLAAIATRGAETLLTSVMDPNREVNPQFINYIALTADDRIVAGMIVDEGATSVTLRQPDNSLETLLRIDIEELRNSGRSFMPEGLEAVIDIQSMADLIAYLIQPAQ, encoded by the coding sequence ATGATCAAGCATGATGTGAAGCATCCGAGTAAAGCTCGAGACATGATTCAAACACTGGCTGGCTCAATTGTTTGCAGCGTTGTTTTCCTGTGCGTTGGTCTTTCCTTTGGCGAGGCAGCTGCGGCCGATACGAGCGACGCTCCACCGCAGTTGTCGATCGCGACATTTGATATCGACGCCACACCACCAGTTGGTTTTATGATGGCATATGACCGAGTTCGCCGCGTGGATGAATTGGGGCTGCGGTGCCGCGGCATCGTCTTGGTGGGGGCTGGGCAACCTATCGTGCTATGTGCGGTTGATTGGATTGGGATTAGCAACCAGAGTCAGGATGCATTTCGCGAGCGTATCGCGGCAGCAGCTGGCACGATACCTCAGCGAGTCGCCGTCCATACGCTCCACCAACATGATGCACCGCGGAGTGATTTTGGTGCCGAGTCGCTACTTCAGCAGATCGGGGCATCGGACCTCGGAGCACATGATGGTACCTTCGCGCGCAAGGTCATCGATCGGCTCGCCGTGGCGGTGAAAGACTCCCTCGGCTCAGCTCAGCCGATAACGCATGCTGGGTTTGGAACGGCAGAGGTGAAACAGGTAGCGTCGAATCGGCGATTGCAAGATGAAAGCGGCCGAGTTGTCACGACGCGTTATACGGCGACGAAGGATCCTGCCATCCGGGCGCTCCCGGTGGGGACCATCGACCCCGAACTCAGCTCGCTTTCATTCTGGAACGAGTCAAAACCTGTCGCTGTGCTCACCTACTATGCTTGCCATCCGCAGAGCTACTACCGCACGGGTGTACCCAGCCCAGACTTCCCGGGCATTGCACGGTTCATCCGAGGGCAGGCCATGCCAGAGACACTCCATGTGCATTTCAACGGTGCTGGAGGAAACGTGGGCGCAGGTAAATACAATGATGGATCGCCTGCCAATCGCATGGTGCTGGCCGGTCGTGTTGCTGATGGGATGCGGCAGGCACTCGAGAATACGGAAAAGTTCGCAATTTCCGCGGATGATATTCGCTGGACGACCGCACCGGTCCATCTGCCGGTTGCCACTCACTTTGATCGTGAACAACTGTTGCAAACGCTCAACCAGTGGGATGGCGTTAGTTACTGGGGCACCCCTGACAAACTGGCCTGGGTGTTACGCTGCGAGAGCAAGACGGCGATCGACCTGGGATGCCTCAGTGTTGGCGACACACGTGTGCTGTACATGCCAGGCGAACTGTTCGTCGAATATCAGATTGCTGCGAAAGCCATGCGGCCGGACCTGCACGTGGCAATGGCTGCGTACGGAGATTATGGTCCAGGTTACATCGGTACGGAGGAGGCGTATGGCCAGGGCGGCTACGAGACTGGTCCCACCGCGTCGAACGTCGCCCCCGAAGTGGAAGGCGTATTGATGGATGGGATGCGTGTCTTGTTAGAAGCAAAAGCAGAACCCGCGAAAACTGTCAGCAACGAAGGGCAGGGGGCGTCATCCAATCTGTCGCAAACACCGGACTATTCCGATGAGCTGCCACGCATTGCTCCCACACCGGCAACCGAAGCCTTGGAGACCTTCGACGTTGCCGAGGGTTTTCAAGTTCAATTGATCGCGTCCGAACCCCTCGTCACCAGCCCTGTGGCGATGGAGTGGGACGCGAGTGGGGCTCTCTTTGTTTGTGAAATGCGTGGTTACAGCGAGGACCGTGAGGCTGGTCTTTCCCGAATCGCGCGTCTCACAGATTTGGACGGTGACGGAGTTTACGATCAACGAACCACGTTCGCTGATGGCCTGTTATGGCCGACGGCTGTATTTCCATACGACGGCGGAGTGTTCGTTGGCGATGCGCCGGATGTGTGGTACTTCAAGGATACCGATGACGACGGCGTCGCTGATGTTAAACAGCTCGTGTTGACTGGATTTGGAACGTCGAACGTGCAAGGCCTACTTAATTCCTTTCGCTGGGGGTTAGACAATCGCATTCATATTGCCTGCAGTAGCGTCGGCGGCGAGATTCGCAACCCGCACGCTGCCAGCGACAGTGCGGCGATCAACATTCGTGGTCGCGATTTATCGCTGAATCCAAAGACGTATCAGTTTGAACCGACCAGCGGCGCCGCTCAGCATGGAACCTGTTTTGATGATTGGGGTAACAAGTTCGTTTCCTCCAATAGTGACCATATCCAACAGGTGATGTATCGCGACCAGGATGTGGCTGCCAACCCGTACTACTCGCCGCCACCAGCGCGAATCTCAATCGCCGCTGATGGGCCGCAAGCCGAGGTGTTTCGCGCCAGTCCTGTCGAACCTTGGCGGCAGGTGCGCACACGGTTGCGAGTCTCCGGATTGGCCAAGGGGCCCATTGAAGGCGGCGGGCGGGCGGCGGGCTACTTCACCGGTGCCAGCGGAGTGACGATTTATCGCGGCGACGCGTGGCCGACACAGTGGAAAGGAACAGCGATCGTAGGTGATGTGGGCAGTAACCTGATTCATCGCAAACGACTCGACAAGAATGGTTTGGAATTCGTCGCTCGTCGTATGGACGACCATGACGAGTTTGTCCGGTCGACAGATAATTGGTTTCGTCCGGCTCAGTTTGCGAATGCTCCCGATGGTTCGCTGCATGTCATCGACATGTACCGTGAGGTCATCGAGCACCCCGCATCACTTCCGACGGAGATTAAGAAACATCTCGATCTCACATCGGGCCGTGATCGCGGCCGGTTGTACCGAATTGTGCCTGATGAATTCCGACCTCGGAAAGTCGACGATCTAACTCAGGCTGAGACCCGAGAACTGTGTTCGTTGCTCGCCCACGACAACGCATGGCATCGCGAGACCGCCTCACGCTTGCTCTACGAACGCCAGGATCCGGCGGCGATTCCAGTGCTCGTGGCAATTGTGCGGGATGCGACTTCGGCGTTGGGACGCATGCACGCGGTGTATGCGCTCGATGGGATGAAACAATTAACGGCTGATGTATTGCTCGCAGCTCTGAGTGACGACGAGGCCCACGTCCGTCGGCACGCCGTGCGATTATCGACCACGATGCAGCCCACACCGGCGATTCAAGAACGGCTCTTGGAGTTGGCGTCCGATCCTGCGATGGAGGTTCGTTACGAGCTCGCATTCGCACTCGGTAGTGCTATACGCAAGCAGCGCGTCGCGGGACTCGCTGCCATCTTGCGCCGCGATCCAGCCGATCGGTGGATCCAAGCCTCAGTGCAGACCGCGGTGGGAGATGCTGCGGAATCCCTCGCCAGCATCCTGCAGTCTGACCCTGGACTGACCGAGCAGGTTGGCGAGGAATTTCTCAAACAACTTCACTCCCAAATCGACGCCCGGGCGCGGCACCCCCAGATGGATTCGCTGCCATCAAGTGGTGGGAATCTCAGCGACGCGGCCGCTCGCACGCCGGAGGAGATTGCTGAACGGGAACTCGTCATCGCCCGCTACCAACCGGCCTTGAACCAGGAGGGAGATGCTCGGCGAGGCCGAGATTTATTCAAACAGCACTGTAGCAGTTGTCATCGAGTGGATGATGTCGGCCATGAACTCGGTCCCAACCTAGCCGCCATTGCGACCCGAGGAGCAGAGACTCTCCTCACCTCGGTCATGGATCCAAACCGTGAAGTCAATCCTCAATTCATCAACTACATTGCGTTGACTGCGGACGATCGGATCGTCGCTGGGATGATTGTTGACGAAGGTGCGACCAGCGTCACACTACGTCAGCCTGACAATTCACTCGAGACCCTGTTGCGCATCGATATTGAAGAGCTTCGCAATTCAGGTAGATCGTTCATGCCCGAGGGTCTCGAAGCGGTCATTGACATCCAATCAATGGCGGACCTGATCGCGTACTTAATCCAACCGGCGCAGTGA
- a CDS encoding Gfo/Idh/MocA family protein, translated as MSLHQQHQRDRRLFLQGGVAIGASLLSRRAVADTSTRSESSSAATSGEKQRVAIIGVNNRGSALAKGFIANPDADVVCVCDVDSRAGEKAAAMVEGLSKQRPDTATDIRKVLDRSDIDAIVVATPNHWHAPATIMGCAAGKHVYVEKPCSHTAQEGEWAVEAARKHNRTVMMGSQRRSWPAIIQGIEMVQSGRIGKVSYARTWYNNRRASIGIGKQTSVPQWLDWELWQGPAPRQPYVDNLVHYNWHWKWPYGNGELGNNGIHMLDLARWGLQVTYPNRVNAGGGKYRHDDDQETPDTMMVTYDFPEAKTITWEGISWSPMGPYDDQVGVSFHGSEGTLVVLGTGYTLFDDHNKEIETVSDAGGDTAHIAEFIDCIHSGRLPNADIAEAHRSTLLCHLGNIAYRTSSTLHIDPATGKPQDHPDAQRMWGRDYAEGWSPQLSM; from the coding sequence ATGTCCCTTCATCAACAACACCAGCGTGATCGCCGATTATTCCTTCAAGGTGGTGTCGCCATTGGCGCCTCCCTGCTTAGCCGACGAGCCGTTGCCGACACATCGACTCGCTCGGAGTCAAGCTCAGCGGCCACGTCGGGCGAGAAACAACGCGTTGCTATCATCGGTGTCAACAACCGAGGCTCGGCACTCGCCAAGGGCTTTATCGCCAATCCCGATGCGGATGTCGTGTGTGTGTGTGACGTCGATTCACGCGCTGGTGAGAAAGCGGCTGCGATGGTGGAAGGTCTATCCAAGCAGCGGCCCGATACTGCCACGGATATTCGCAAAGTGCTCGACCGCTCGGACATCGATGCCATCGTGGTCGCAACTCCAAACCACTGGCACGCTCCCGCGACGATTATGGGCTGTGCCGCAGGCAAACATGTCTACGTCGAAAAACCCTGCAGTCATACAGCGCAAGAAGGAGAGTGGGCCGTCGAAGCAGCCCGCAAACATAACCGAACCGTGATGATGGGATCTCAGCGTCGCAGCTGGCCTGCGATCATCCAGGGCATCGAAATGGTGCAGTCCGGTCGCATTGGTAAAGTCTCGTACGCCCGCACTTGGTACAACAATCGCCGGGCGTCGATTGGTATCGGAAAGCAAACCAGTGTGCCGCAATGGCTCGACTGGGAATTGTGGCAGGGACCGGCGCCTCGGCAGCCCTATGTCGACAATCTTGTTCATTACAACTGGCATTGGAAATGGCCGTACGGCAATGGTGAGCTCGGCAACAATGGCATCCACATGCTCGACCTGGCTCGCTGGGGACTACAAGTAACCTATCCCAATCGTGTCAACGCTGGTGGGGGCAAGTACCGCCACGATGACGATCAGGAAACACCAGACACGATGATGGTGACGTACGACTTCCCCGAGGCGAAGACGATCACGTGGGAGGGCATCAGTTGGTCGCCAATGGGACCCTACGACGACCAAGTTGGCGTCAGTTTCCACGGTTCCGAAGGTACGCTCGTCGTGCTTGGAACCGGCTACACGCTGTTCGACGATCACAACAAGGAGATTGAAACGGTCAGCGACGCGGGCGGCGACACCGCACATATTGCAGAGTTCATCGACTGTATTCACTCCGGGCGACTGCCCAATGCGGACATCGCGGAAGCCCATCGCAGTACCCTGTTATGCCATCTCGGTAATATCGCGTACCGCACCAGTTCGACACTTCACATCGATCCGGCCACGGGTAAACCCCAGGACCATCCTGACGCTCAAAGGATGTGGGGACGCGACTACGCGGAAGGCTGGAGTCCTCAGCTGTCGATGTGA
- a CDS encoding ROK family protein, translated as MRYQHDERVVLTLDAGGTNFVFSAIAANREVIEPVRLPAETQVLSRSLETIESGFRQVMDALDSPPVAISFAFPGPADYPNGIIDNVGNLPAFAGGVALGPYLEERFGLPTFINNDGDLFAYGEAIAGLLPQVNELLADAGSPKRYQTLFAITLGTGLGGGLVHRGELFIGDNSNASEIWLLRNKLRTESFAEEGACIRSVRRSYAEAAGIPLEDSPSPQEIESIARGVSAGNQKAATCAFAKLGEVVGDALANAITLLDGLIVIGGGISAAHGVFMQPLIDEMQSTIATYDGTPMRRIVQQVFNLESPEQSRAFVAGATKTILVPGTTREISYDPMKRIGIGTTVLGTSKAVGIGAYAFALHHIDS; from the coding sequence ATGAGGTATCAGCACGACGAACGGGTTGTATTGACCCTGGACGCCGGAGGTACAAACTTTGTATTCTCCGCGATTGCCGCGAACCGTGAAGTCATTGAGCCGGTCCGATTACCCGCCGAAACCCAAGTGCTCTCACGTAGTCTGGAAACCATTGAATCGGGTTTCCGGCAGGTCATGGACGCTCTCGACAGTCCTCCGGTGGCGATCAGTTTCGCGTTCCCTGGTCCAGCTGACTATCCCAATGGCATTATCGACAACGTCGGCAATCTGCCTGCTTTTGCCGGTGGTGTCGCGCTAGGCCCCTACTTGGAAGAACGTTTCGGACTGCCGACCTTTATTAACAACGATGGCGACCTCTTTGCGTACGGTGAGGCCATCGCTGGTCTGTTGCCCCAGGTCAATGAACTGCTCGCAGACGCCGGGAGTCCCAAACGCTACCAAACACTCTTTGCGATTACTCTCGGCACTGGACTGGGTGGCGGGTTGGTGCATCGTGGTGAGCTGTTCATCGGTGACAATTCGAACGCCTCTGAGATTTGGTTGCTACGGAATAAGCTTCGTACGGAGTCCTTCGCGGAGGAGGGCGCTTGCATTCGCTCCGTTCGGCGCAGTTACGCAGAAGCCGCCGGGATCCCGCTGGAAGATTCACCCTCACCACAAGAGATCGAGTCGATTGCCCGCGGCGTCTCTGCCGGTAACCAAAAGGCGGCGACCTGCGCCTTCGCAAAACTTGGTGAAGTTGTCGGCGATGCCCTCGCCAACGCGATCACCTTACTCGATGGTTTGATCGTGATCGGCGGTGGAATTTCAGCTGCCCATGGTGTTTTTATGCAACCGCTGATTGACGAGATGCAGAGCACGATCGCCACCTACGACGGCACCCCCATGCGGCGCATCGTCCAGCAAGTCTTCAATTTGGAGTCGCCTGAACAGTCCCGGGCGTTTGTCGCGGGCGCGACCAAGACGATCTTGGTTCCCGGTACCACCCGCGAGATTTCATACGACCCCATGAAGCGGATCGGGATCGGCACCACCGTCCTGGGAACGAGCAAGGCGGTGGGGATTGGCGCCTATGCGTTCGCTTTACATCACATCGACAGCTGA
- a CDS encoding sugar MFS transporter produces the protein MEPASTTPDYRRPFITITMLFFLWGFITVMNDVLIPYLKNSFQLSYFQAGLVQFAFFGAFFFVSLLYYFISLSQGDPINRIGYKKSIIVALLVCGAGCAMFYPAAEFRQYGLFLAALFMLATGVTLLQIAANPYAAILGKPETASSRLNLAQGVNSMGTTLAPIAGGLLLYKVFAEDGQVTIDSIKMPYLIYGSMFLILAIIVWFSHLPRVANEEKLAKGLGALRFPHLRYGMVAIFMYVGGEVAIGSYLINFMMDEGIMGLAEADASIYLAYYWGGAMIGRLCGAISLSEIANQSTKYFYMAATGIAVFFLVYLVTAIRIDDGVFSMKFMTPQQIAPYFLLIALNFVAFVFGRGHAARVLGVFSLGMITLLCIAAFTGGSVAFWAALGTGLFNSIMWSNIFTLSIKDLKQYTSQGSSLLVMMIVGGAIVPLVMGAAADHYGIQLAFAVPIINYAYIAFFGFAGHKVQPMDAVA, from the coding sequence ATGGAACCCGCAAGCACGACGCCGGATTATCGGCGTCCGTTCATCACGATTACGATGTTGTTCTTCTTGTGGGGCTTCATCACCGTCATGAACGACGTGTTGATCCCATATCTTAAAAACAGCTTCCAGCTCAGCTATTTCCAAGCAGGCTTGGTGCAGTTCGCATTCTTTGGAGCATTCTTTTTCGTCTCGCTGCTCTATTACTTTATATCGCTGTCGCAAGGGGATCCGATCAATCGTATCGGATACAAAAAAAGTATCATCGTGGCGTTGTTGGTTTGTGGTGCCGGTTGCGCTATGTTTTATCCGGCAGCTGAATTTCGGCAGTACGGTTTGTTTTTGGCGGCACTCTTCATGTTGGCAACTGGGGTGACCTTGTTGCAAATAGCAGCGAACCCTTATGCGGCGATTTTGGGAAAACCGGAAACAGCATCGAGCCGGTTGAACTTGGCTCAGGGAGTCAATTCCATGGGAACAACGCTCGCGCCGATCGCGGGAGGTCTGCTGCTCTACAAAGTATTTGCAGAGGATGGCCAGGTCACCATCGATTCGATCAAGATGCCTTACCTCATCTATGGCTCGATGTTCCTCATCCTCGCGATCATCGTGTGGTTTAGTCATCTGCCGCGGGTCGCCAACGAAGAGAAGTTAGCGAAGGGGCTCGGGGCACTGCGTTTCCCACATCTACGCTACGGGATGGTGGCAATCTTCATGTATGTCGGTGGCGAAGTCGCGATCGGCAGCTATCTCATCAACTTCATGATGGACGAGGGCATCATGGGATTAGCGGAAGCGGACGCCAGCATCTACCTTGCTTACTATTGGGGCGGAGCGATGATCGGGCGGTTATGCGGTGCGATTTCGCTCAGTGAGATCGCCAATCAGAGCACGAAGTACTTCTATATGGCCGCGACCGGGATCGCGGTATTCTTCCTCGTCTATCTCGTTACGGCGATTCGAATCGACGACGGGGTATTCTCGATGAAGTTCATGACACCGCAGCAGATCGCACCTTACTTTTTGTTGATCGCATTGAACTTTGTGGCATTCGTGTTTGGGCGAGGCCACGCCGCCCGCGTGCTCGGAGTATTCTCGCTCGGCATGATCACGTTGTTGTGTATCGCCGCCTTTACGGGAGGCTCAGTCGCGTTCTGGGCCGCTCTCGGCACCGGCCTATTCAACTCGATTATGTGGTCGAATATCTTCACGCTGTCCATCAAAGACCTAAAGCAGTACACGTCCCAAGGCTCCTCCCTGCTCGTGATGATGATTGTTGGAGGTGCGATCGTACCACTCGTGATGGGCGCGGCTGCGGATCACTACGGAATTCAGCTGGCCTTCGCTGTGCCCATTATCAACTATGCCTACATCGCGTTCTTCGGATTCGCCGGGCACAAGGTGCAACCGATGGATGCCGTCGCATGA